A genomic region of Candidatus Marimicrobium litorale contains the following coding sequences:
- a CDS encoding HU family DNA-binding protein, which produces MATKRKAAKKKAPARKKAAAKKAPAKKVVTTAISDKMTKGQIVSSLADTTELSKKQVSEVLDAYENLIARSIKKRGVGEFTMPGLMKITTKKKPATKARKGVNPFTGEEQMFKAKPASMQVKVRALKKMKEFAAS; this is translated from the coding sequence ATGGCAACTAAAAGAAAAGCAGCAAAAAAGAAGGCTCCTGCACGTAAGAAGGCAGCAGCGAAAAAAGCCCCGGCCAAGAAGGTAGTCACGACTGCGATCAGCGATAAAATGACCAAGGGTCAGATTGTCTCAAGCCTGGCAGACACCACTGAGCTGAGTAAGAAGCAGGTCAGCGAAGTGCTCGACGCCTATGAAAACCTGATCGCACGCAGCATCAAAAAGCGTGGTGTCGGCGAGTTCACTATGCCCGGGCTGATGAAAATCACCACCAAGAAAAAGCCTGCGACCAAGGCACGCAAAGGTGTTAATCCTTTCACTGGTGAAGAACAAATGTTCAAGGCGAAGCCTGCAAGCATGCAGGTCAAGGTTCGCGCCTTGAAGAAGATGAAGGAATTCGCTGCTTCCTAA
- the ruvB gene encoding Holliday junction branch migration DNA helicase RuvB: MIETDRLIAPEASDTREDVVDRAIRPRTLKEYVGQPAVKEQMEIFLQAAKGRGEPLDHTLIFGPPGLGKTTLASIVAQEMGVSLKTTSGPVLEKAGDIAALMTNLEPGDVLFIDEIHRLSPFVEEILYPAMEDYQLDIMIGEGPAARSIKLDLPPFTLVGATTRAGLLTSPLRDRFGIVQRLEFYEVADLGLIVQRSADILEIRIDPEGAAEIARRARGTPRIANRLLRRVRDYAEVKGDGAITAEIADRALDMLSVDQLGFDHLDRRLLLALLEKFDGGPVGVDSLAAAISEERGTIEDVLEPYLIQQGFVLRTPRGRMATRSAYLHFGLPAPGAAGEGDSPSLGLKKGD; this comes from the coding sequence ATGATTGAAACGGATCGACTGATCGCGCCAGAAGCCAGCGACACCCGGGAGGATGTGGTAGATCGGGCCATACGGCCGCGCACGTTGAAAGAATATGTGGGCCAGCCCGCAGTGAAAGAACAGATGGAAATTTTTCTGCAGGCGGCGAAAGGGCGTGGAGAGCCGCTGGATCATACCCTGATATTTGGCCCGCCGGGGCTGGGTAAAACAACGCTGGCCAGTATCGTGGCTCAGGAAATGGGCGTTTCACTGAAAACCACCTCCGGCCCGGTACTGGAGAAAGCCGGAGATATTGCCGCGCTCATGACTAATCTGGAGCCCGGTGATGTTCTCTTTATTGATGAAATTCATCGACTGAGCCCCTTCGTGGAAGAAATCCTCTACCCCGCCATGGAGGATTACCAACTGGATATCATGATTGGTGAGGGGCCGGCAGCTCGCTCCATAAAGCTGGATTTGCCGCCGTTTACACTGGTCGGCGCAACGACTCGGGCGGGATTGTTAACCTCACCCTTGCGCGACCGCTTCGGCATCGTGCAGCGGCTGGAATTCTACGAGGTGGCGGATCTGGGCCTTATTGTGCAGCGTTCTGCGGATATCCTGGAGATCCGCATTGACCCGGAGGGCGCGGCGGAGATTGCCCGCCGTGCAAGGGGAACTCCGCGTATTGCAAACCGTCTGCTGCGGCGGGTCCGGGATTACGCCGAGGTCAAGGGCGATGGCGCGATTACTGCAGAGATTGCCGATCGCGCACTGGATATGCTGAGTGTGGATCAGCTTGGCTTCGATCACCTGGATCGTCGACTATTGCTGGCCCTACTCGAGAAGTTTGATGGTGGCCCTGTGGGCGTTGACAGTCTTGCCGCGGCAATATCTGAAGAGCGCGGCACGATTGAGGATGTGTTGGAGCCCTACCTGATCCAACAGGGCTTTGTTCTGCGGACGCCACGGGGGCGAATGGCGACCCGCAGCGCTTACCTGCACTTTGGTTTGCCGGCACCCGGCGCCGCGGGAGAGGGCGATAGTCCGTCACTGGGCCTCAAAAAAGGTGACTAA
- the aspS gene encoding aspartate--tRNA ligase: MRSHYCGAITTLNIDETVTLCGWVDRRRDHGGVIFLDLRDREGIVQVVFDPDTDEHFQRADRVRSEYVLKVTGRVRARSEATMNPTMATGEIEVLGKALEILNAAETPPFQLDEYTNVGEEVRLQYRYMDLRRHEMQERLMLRSRITTAVRNFLDGERFLDIETPILTRATPEGARDYLVPSRTHPGEFFALPQSPQLFKQLLMVSGFDRYYQIAKCFRDEDLRADRQPEFTQIDIETAFLDEQAIMDITERMIRELFRDVLDVDLPAFPHMRYSEAMERYGSDKPDLRIPLELVSVDDLMQQVEFKVFRGPADDPAGRVAALKVTGGASISRKEIDGYTDYVAVFGARGLAWIKVNDIAAGIEGLQSPILKFMPDEIVAQMMERLGAADGDIIFFGADRAAVVNEALGALRLRVAEDLGLVGEGWAPLWVVDFPMFEEDPAGGWTPLHHPFTAPSGSIEELQAKPGECLSRAYDMVLNGTELGGGSIRIHQREMQEAVFRILDIDQEEAQEKFGFLLNALQYGAPPHGGLAFGLDRLVMLMAGASSIRDVIAFPKTQSAACVMTNAPGAVSTQQLRDLNIRLRQNSGEDGKKA; encoded by the coding sequence ATGCGCAGTCATTATTGTGGCGCCATCACTACATTAAACATAGACGAGACGGTCACTCTGTGTGGTTGGGTAGATCGTCGCCGAGACCACGGCGGTGTTATCTTCCTCGACCTGCGAGATCGTGAGGGCATCGTCCAGGTCGTTTTTGACCCGGATACCGACGAGCATTTCCAGCGGGCCGACCGTGTGCGCAGTGAGTATGTATTGAAGGTGACGGGCCGCGTACGCGCGCGTTCCGAAGCGACGATGAATCCTACTATGGCGACGGGGGAGATCGAGGTCCTGGGTAAGGCCCTGGAGATCCTCAACGCAGCGGAGACCCCACCCTTTCAGTTGGATGAATACACGAATGTGGGCGAGGAGGTTCGCCTGCAGTATCGCTATATGGATCTGCGTCGCCATGAGATGCAGGAGCGCCTGATGCTGCGTTCAAGAATTACGACCGCGGTGCGTAATTTTCTCGACGGTGAGCGCTTCCTCGATATTGAAACACCCATCCTCACCCGAGCGACGCCGGAGGGCGCCCGCGATTATCTTGTGCCGAGCCGCACGCATCCGGGAGAATTTTTCGCCTTGCCCCAGTCGCCCCAGCTATTCAAGCAGTTGTTGATGGTGTCGGGCTTTGATCGCTATTATCAGATAGCCAAGTGCTTTCGGGACGAGGACTTGCGCGCTGATCGCCAGCCCGAGTTCACCCAGATCGACATCGAGACCGCCTTTCTGGACGAACAGGCAATCATGGATATTACCGAGCGGATGATCCGTGAACTTTTCAGGGATGTGCTTGATGTTGATTTGCCCGCATTTCCCCATATGCGCTACAGCGAGGCTATGGAGCGTTATGGATCGGACAAGCCCGATCTGCGTATTCCGCTTGAACTAGTGAGTGTCGATGATTTGATGCAACAGGTAGAGTTCAAGGTTTTTCGGGGGCCTGCTGACGATCCTGCGGGAAGGGTTGCGGCATTGAAAGTAACGGGCGGAGCATCGATCAGTCGCAAGGAAATTGATGGTTACACTGACTATGTCGCCGTGTTCGGCGCGCGTGGCTTGGCCTGGATCAAGGTTAACGACATCGCGGCTGGTATCGAGGGGTTGCAGTCCCCGATCCTCAAATTTATGCCCGACGAGATTGTCGCACAAATGATGGAGCGTCTCGGCGCTGCGGATGGTGATATTATATTCTTTGGCGCTGATCGCGCCGCAGTGGTCAATGAGGCATTGGGTGCGCTGCGACTCAGAGTGGCGGAAGACCTTGGGCTCGTTGGCGAAGGCTGGGCGCCCTTATGGGTAGTAGACTTCCCGATGTTCGAGGAAGATCCAGCCGGTGGATGGACGCCTCTGCACCATCCCTTCACCGCGCCTTCGGGCTCTATTGAGGAGTTGCAGGCAAAACCCGGGGAGTGCCTCTCCAGGGCCTACGATATGGTACTTAACGGCACCGAGTTGGGCGGCGGCAGTATTCGTATCCACCAGCGCGAGATGCAGGAGGCGGTTTTCCGCATCCTCGATATCGATCAGGAGGAAGCGCAGGAAAAATTCGGTTTCCTGCTCAACGCACTCCAATATGGTGCGCCGCCGCATGGCGGGCTGGCCTTTGGCCTCGACAGGTTGGTGATGCTGATGGCTGGCGCCTCGTCGATCAGGGATGTAATCGCTTTTCCAAAGACGCAGAGCGCTGCGTGTGTCATGACCAATGCACCGGGAGCAGTATCGACGCAACAGCTACGTGATCTGAACATCCGCCTGCGTCAAAATTCTGGCGAGGATGGCAAAAAGGCTTGA
- the ruvC gene encoding crossover junction endodeoxyribonuclease RuvC, whose protein sequence is MSLILGIDPGSRKTGFGIINFHSGRSEYITSGVIRLPQGELPERLRVIFDSVTELVELHSPEEVAVEQVFMAKSAGSALKLGHARGVAIAACVVKDMPVSEYSARQIKQSVVGTGAADKAQVQHMVKVLLRLPAAPQEDAADALAAALCHAHTQHGVLNLAGGRSVRRRRMR, encoded by the coding sequence ATGTCACTGATCCTGGGTATTGATCCCGGTTCACGCAAGACCGGCTTCGGCATCATTAACTTCCATTCGGGGCGCAGCGAATACATCACCAGCGGTGTGATTCGGCTGCCTCAGGGCGAGCTGCCCGAGCGGCTGCGGGTGATTTTTGACAGCGTTACGGAACTGGTCGAGTTGCACAGCCCCGAGGAAGTCGCCGTAGAACAGGTATTCATGGCTAAAAGTGCCGGATCAGCACTCAAGCTGGGTCACGCAAGAGGCGTGGCCATTGCCGCGTGTGTCGTAAAGGACATGCCTGTATCGGAGTATTCGGCACGCCAGATTAAACAGTCCGTGGTCGGCACCGGTGCGGCGGACAAAGCCCAGGTTCAGCATATGGTGAAAGTCTTGCTTAGACTGCCTGCAGCGCCCCAGGAAGACGCCGCCGACGCCTTGGCGGCCGCCCTGTGTCACGCCCATACACAACATGGCGTTTTGAACTTGGCAGGTGGGCGCTCAGTGCGTCGCCGCCGCATGCGCTGA
- a CDS encoding FmdB family zinc ribbon protein, producing MPIYEYQCQSCGEQTEALQKLSDDPLVDCPSCGAAALKKKVSAAAFRLKGGGWYETDFKTGNKKNLAGGGDESGKPAGASSAESKPADKTPSGSTSGDSKKTA from the coding sequence ATGCCGATCTATGAGTATCAATGCCAGAGCTGCGGCGAACAGACCGAGGCGCTGCAAAAACTCAGTGACGACCCCCTCGTCGACTGTCCGAGCTGCGGCGCGGCGGCACTCAAGAAAAAAGTGTCAGCGGCGGCGTTCCGCCTGAAAGGCGGCGGCTGGTACGAAACCGACTTCAAGACCGGTAACAAGAAAAACCTTGCGGGAGGTGGCGACGAAAGCGGCAAGCCCGCTGGAGCCAGTTCCGCTGAGAGCAAACCGGCCGACAAGACACCGTCAGGCAGTACGTCAGGCGACAGTAAGAAAACAGCGTAA
- the ruvA gene encoding Holliday junction branch migration protein RuvA — translation MIGSIRGVLVHKQAPLILVDVAGVGYELQVPMTTLFQLPELGSEVSLVTHFVVREDAQALYGFVEEGDRSLFRQLIKVNGVGPKLALTILSGMDAKRFAYCVERDDLSSLTALPGVGKKTAQRLLVEMRDKLKDWFAGGGALSDADAAVVPVNVAGDAESALIALGYKPQEAGRMVEAVNDDDIADSEELIRRALKAAVKA, via the coding sequence ATGATAGGAAGCATCAGGGGAGTTCTCGTACACAAACAGGCGCCGCTCATTCTGGTGGATGTCGCGGGCGTGGGCTATGAACTGCAGGTACCCATGACCACGCTTTTCCAACTGCCGGAGCTTGGTTCCGAGGTCTCGCTGGTCACACACTTCGTGGTGCGCGAGGATGCCCAGGCGCTCTATGGGTTCGTTGAGGAGGGTGACCGCAGCCTGTTCCGACAGTTAATCAAGGTCAACGGTGTAGGGCCCAAGCTGGCCCTGACTATCCTCTCGGGTATGGATGCAAAGCGCTTTGCCTATTGCGTAGAGCGCGATGACCTTTCCTCCCTCACCGCCCTGCCCGGCGTTGGCAAGAAAACCGCGCAACGCCTGTTGGTGGAAATGCGCGATAAGCTCAAGGACTGGTTTGCCGGAGGGGGTGCCCTGAGTGACGCCGATGCCGCGGTCGTGCCGGTCAACGTTGCCGGGGACGCGGAGAGCGCCCTGATTGCGCTCGGCTATAAACCGCAGGAGGCCGGCCGCATGGTGGAGGCTGTCAACGATGACGATATTGCTGACAGCGAAGAATTGATCCGCCGCGCCCTGAAGGCGGCGGTGAAAGCGTGA
- the ybgC gene encoding tol-pal system-associated acyl-CoA thioesterase codes for MTKTATSPEFLHRLRVYIEDTDAGGIVYYVNYLKFMERARTEFMRGHGYGKTHIFNQDLMFVVQSVAVNYCLAAQLDDELEASARIVSLRGARIVFHQSVRRSEEVLAEGEITIACVDRGQRKPRRLPAEMLARLRAVD; via the coding sequence GTGACTAAAACGGCGACCTCCCCGGAATTTTTGCATCGCCTGCGTGTCTATATTGAGGATACAGATGCCGGAGGAATTGTATATTACGTCAACTACCTGAAGTTCATGGAGCGCGCGCGGACGGAATTCATGCGTGGTCATGGGTACGGCAAGACGCACATATTTAATCAAGATTTGATGTTCGTGGTGCAGAGTGTGGCAGTAAATTATTGCCTGGCGGCGCAGTTAGATGATGAGTTGGAGGCATCGGCCCGCATCGTAAGTTTGCGCGGAGCCCGTATCGTATTTCACCAGAGCGTGCGCCGTAGCGAAGAAGTGCTGGCAGAGGGTGAGATAACCATCGCCTGTGTTGATCGTGGCCAGAGAAAACCGCGGCGTCTGCCTGCTGAGATGTTGGCGCGCTTGCGCGCGGTTGATTAA
- a CDS encoding YebC/PmpR family DNA-binding transcriptional regulator — protein MAGHSKWANIKHRKAAQDAKRGKAFTKLIRELVVAAKQGGAIAEDNPRLRAAVDKALGANMTRDTIDRAIARGAGTNDADDMEEITYEGYAPGGIAVLVEAMTDNRNRTVAEVRHAFSKRAGNLGTDGSVAYLFARKGQISYAPGVDEDALMEAALEAGAEDLVAHDDGSVDVTTPWEDFAAIKETLVEAGFVAEDGEVTMVASTTVPVDSDGAEKLLGLVDALEELDDVQNVYTNVEIPDELLAAL, from the coding sequence ATGGCAGGTCATAGTAAGTGGGCCAACATCAAACACCGCAAGGCGGCTCAGGACGCTAAGCGCGGCAAAGCATTCACCAAGTTAATTCGCGAACTGGTTGTCGCGGCCAAGCAGGGCGGCGCGATTGCGGAAGATAACCCGCGCTTGCGCGCCGCGGTAGACAAGGCACTCGGCGCCAATATGACTCGCGATACCATCGACCGGGCCATTGCCCGTGGTGCGGGGACCAACGATGCGGACGACATGGAGGAAATCACCTACGAGGGTTATGCGCCCGGTGGTATTGCCGTGTTGGTGGAGGCCATGACGGATAACCGTAATCGCACTGTCGCGGAAGTACGCCATGCCTTCAGCAAGCGCGCGGGCAATCTGGGTACCGATGGTTCGGTAGCTTATTTGTTTGCCCGCAAGGGGCAGATCAGTTACGCCCCCGGTGTGGATGAAGATGCTCTGATGGAAGCGGCTTTAGAGGCGGGGGCTGAAGATCTCGTTGCGCATGATGATGGTTCGGTTGACGTGACAACCCCTTGGGAGGACTTTGCCGCCATCAAGGAAACGCTCGTTGAGGCGGGCTTTGTGGCGGAGGACGGCGAGGTGACGATGGTCGCGTCGACTACAGTGCCCGTGGATTCCGATGGTGCAGAAAAACTCTTGGGGCTGGTCGATGCCCTGGAAGAACTCGATGACGTGCAAAACGTTTACACCAATGTTGAGATACCCGACGAGCTGCTGGCCGCCCTGTAG
- a CDS encoding proline--tRNA ligase yields the protein MRTSQYLIATQKETPADAEIISHQLMLRAGLIRKLAAGLYTWLPLGLRVLRKVEAVVRAEMEAVGAQEVSMPVVQPAELWEESGRWEQYGPELLRIADRHQRPFCLGPTHEEVITSLVRDEVKSYKQLPLNLYQIQTKVRDEIRPRFGIMRSREFLMKDAYSFHLDQVSLENTYATMFDAYSAIFAYLGLEFRPVIADTGSIGGSASHEFHVLADSGEDAIAFSNGSTYAANVEMAEAIAPPGERPAPAADCAKVATPGVKSIEALADFLGIDATASVKTLVVEGAAEGELIALVLRGDHQLNSVKAGKLEAVAEPLCMASEEAVRAACGAGFGSLGPIGLPFSVVVDRSAAQLADFCCGANEDGYHCTGVNWDRDCPLGDIADLREVCAGDPSPDGTGTLDIKRGIEVGHIFQLGTKYSEAMNATVLNENGKSIAMTMGCYGIGVSRIVAAAIEQNHDDKGIVWPSAMAPFQVAIIPLNLQKSEAVADCAEALYAQLCGAGIEVLMDDRNERPGVKFADMELIGIPHRVVIGDRALAEGNLEYKHRKGEDSELIPKDHIVSFLQEKLG from the coding sequence ATGCGCACCAGTCAGTACCTCATCGCGACGCAAAAAGAGACTCCCGCAGATGCTGAAATCATCAGTCACCAGCTAATGCTGCGCGCAGGACTGATACGAAAACTGGCCGCAGGCCTCTACACATGGCTGCCCCTCGGGCTGCGTGTATTGCGAAAGGTTGAAGCGGTCGTACGCGCCGAAATGGAGGCAGTCGGTGCTCAGGAAGTTTCTATGCCAGTTGTGCAACCTGCTGAATTATGGGAAGAATCTGGTCGCTGGGAGCAATATGGCCCGGAGCTTTTACGCATCGCGGATCGTCATCAGCGACCCTTCTGTCTCGGCCCGACGCACGAGGAAGTGATTACCAGCCTCGTACGCGACGAGGTGAAAAGTTATAAGCAGCTCCCTCTTAATCTCTATCAGATACAAACAAAAGTGCGCGACGAGATTCGACCGCGCTTCGGCATCATGCGGTCTCGCGAGTTCCTGATGAAGGATGCCTATTCGTTTCATCTGGACCAGGTATCCCTGGAGAACACCTATGCGACTATGTTCGATGCCTACTCCGCCATCTTTGCTTATCTCGGCCTTGAATTTCGGCCCGTCATCGCTGATACCGGCAGTATCGGTGGCAGCGCCTCTCACGAATTTCACGTACTGGCTGATTCTGGCGAAGATGCCATCGCTTTCAGTAACGGCAGCACTTACGCGGCCAATGTAGAAATGGCCGAGGCGATTGCACCCCCGGGAGAGCGACCAGCACCCGCTGCAGACTGTGCGAAAGTCGCAACGCCAGGCGTAAAATCGATTGAGGCACTTGCAGACTTTCTGGGCATTGATGCCACTGCCTCAGTCAAAACACTGGTCGTAGAGGGTGCGGCGGAGGGCGAGCTAATCGCTCTGGTACTGCGAGGCGATCACCAGCTGAACAGCGTCAAGGCGGGCAAACTTGAGGCGGTAGCTGAGCCGTTGTGCATGGCCAGCGAGGAAGCAGTTCGCGCGGCCTGTGGTGCCGGTTTTGGCTCGCTGGGGCCAATAGGCCTCCCTTTTTCTGTGGTTGTCGATCGCAGCGCTGCGCAACTCGCCGACTTTTGCTGTGGTGCCAACGAAGATGGCTACCACTGCACAGGGGTTAACTGGGATCGAGACTGCCCCCTGGGCGACATCGCCGACCTGCGTGAGGTGTGCGCAGGTGACCCAAGCCCCGATGGCACGGGCACACTGGATATCAAACGCGGTATTGAAGTGGGGCATATTTTCCAGCTGGGCACAAAGTACAGCGAGGCTATGAACGCCACCGTTCTAAATGAGAACGGCAAAAGTATCGCTATGACGATGGGGTGTTACGGTATCGGGGTCAGTCGCATCGTGGCTGCGGCTATCGAGCAGAATCACGATGACAAGGGCATCGTTTGGCCCAGCGCCATGGCACCGTTCCAGGTTGCAATCATCCCACTCAACCTGCAGAAATCAGAGGCCGTCGCAGACTGCGCCGAGGCGCTGTATGCACAATTGTGCGGTGCCGGTATCGAGGTGTTAATGGACGACCGCAACGAGCGCCCCGGAGTGAAGTTCGCCGATATGGAACTCATCGGTATTCCGCACAGGGTGGTCATTGGTGATCGAGCGCTAGCCGAGGGAAATCTCGAATACAAACACCGCAAAGGCGAAGATTCCGAACTGATTCCTAAGGATCACATTGTGTCTTTTTTGCAGGAAAAACTGGGCTGA